The genomic window GCAGCTGTTACTTCTTATGAAATGTGAATCTACAACATGGTAATTTGAgacaaggaagaggaaggaacaaCAAAACCTAGTATAAAAAGAATACTGATGATATAAAACATACCCACAAAGGTTGATTTTCTCTCCCAAAGGCCattaatctgattttattttcatacatCCCTGcactttttaaaaggtattaCATGGCGTGTATATTCACAAAGTGACATTGAGTTAGGCATCAAAGGTTTAGCATATCATCCAGAAACAGAAATTTTCATCAATACGACAATATCTaaatctttctgtctctcattGTTGTATACGTGTTTATTTACCTactagaaaaaaaggaagatgcaAAATAAGGCAAAGAATATAACATGGAAAGGCAATTGAACAAAATTTTAGCTCTGCTCTATGTTATCAAAATGCCCCAGAGAAACATTCACTACCAtttggagaggaaaagagaagcatTTACTAAGGACACTTCTAGAAAAGAAATCTGCTACCATAGCTGAATCATTATGCTAGGATTTAAAGAGCTCTGGCAAACAAAGGTGAATGTTTGTAATGTTATCCTAAATGAGGCCTATAATACTTTAGAACACTTCTCCTTACATAACCAAAGTGCTAtcatctaaaataattatttagaacACATTACCAATCCAGTGAGTAGCTTTGGAAACTAGATTTCCTGggcattaataaaattaattaaccaTGGAGAATCAGAGATATAAATTATTAGATACCAAAATTagtcaaaatgtggaaacaaagtACAAGAATTagtattaaaaaaggaaactttggccgggcgcggtggctcaagcctgtaatcccagcactttgggaggccgagacggacggatcacgaggtcaggagatcgagaccatcctggctaacacacggtgaaaccccgtctctactaaaaaaatacaaaaaactagtcgggcgaggtggcgggcgcctgtagtcccagctactcgggaggatgaggcaggagaatggcgtgaacccgggagacggagcttgcagtgagctgagatccggccacagtactacagcccgggcgacagagcgagactccacctcaacaaaaaaaaaaaaaaaaaaaaaaaaggaaactttaaaataGCATGGCTAATTCTCTAGGGCAATGTCACAATCCTagtaacttaaagaaaaaaaattgtttttaacatATACTAATGTTCTTATTTGGATAAGGGCAAAAAGGTATAACAATTAAAACTGATTAGAAAGACAAGAAGTTCAAATCGCTGGGCATGAtatggagttttatttttaaaacacaaatttcacCCTTGTTCATACCTGGGTAGAGAAGCTGAAATTTTCTCTCTACATAAAGTACGATAAGAGAATTTATCTAATCTTTGTATTTGGAAAGATCTGGTTACATCTTCAGAAAATTCTCCAGATTTCTTACGTTTTCAGAATGTCACACTTGCACATGGGACATGTCCTATGGGCTAAAAGCCAGGGGTCAATGCATGCCTTatggaaaaaatgtttgcaagtTAAAATGCGTACTACATCTTGGGGTTTGTATGTGTCAAAGCAAACAACACAGTTGTCTTCATTTGGGTCTAATTCCTCATCCCCTTCTTTGAGAATTCGCAGTTGAAGCTGGTCAATAGCTTTCTTCACATCTGCCTTTATACGACTTCGCCTCCTCGTGGAAGAATTGGGCACTCTAGGTCTCCAGACACAATGTAAGTGAAGGTAGGCAACTGTGGCAGCCAGGAAGGTAAATAGAGACATGATGTAATGGCTCACCCATGGCATGTGCATTCTCCCCACTTCAATGATGACTGTCACACAGACTCCTTTCTGAATCAAGTGCAAAAGTTCCATGCCTTTCAGGTTGCCTATCATCACCGCAACTATATTTTCCGTCCCCTGGTGAGACATGGGAAATACTTTATTGCCCGTACCTTGATAGTTGTAGATGATCACCCCATTTGCTCCCTTCTCTGCTGCCACGTTGATTTTATGTGTAAAAGTACAGCCTCCACGTTCGATGAGGGCCAGCCAAGAGTCTGCCTGTTCAGGCCTGCTGAAATTGGTCAAAGGATTACAAGCGTTCTGATTCCATCCTTCAGGAAGTGCTACCACACCAGACACCCTTTCCACAGGAGAATGATTCCCGAACACTCCACTCTCTCCTAAGTCTGATATTATCTTATTTCCAACCTGAAATGTTATATTCAGGTGAGCTGTCCAAATGGCTTTTCCATTTGAGTCAGGAAGGCTGAGTAATAGAAAGATACTAAGCCTCAAAAGTCCAGATGAAAGAGAACTATGAGTCGAAGGAGTAATTCTAAGGAAGCTCATGCCTCCATTTGTCTATTTAAGAGGCAAacttgagaaaacaaaacaacatcagTTGTAAAAGGACATAAAGAAGATAGCTTGTTGGTAGTAGATTACTAAAGCACATAAATGGAAAAGGTCTCCCTGGATCAAAGATATCTTGCTCCTTCCAGCATTTTTATATTTGGTAGATTATCTTTCtcataatgaaacaaaataacaagAGTTGTGATTGGTATCATGtgatttcaagaaaactatgACATTCTAATGGGGAAATTGTGACATCAGAGGTAGTTAAACCAATCCAAGAGTTTATATTAGTGCATTGCATCCTGAAATCCTATTGGCCAAAAAGCTAAGCAATGAGTCAAGATCTGTAACAATTTGAACAAGCtgtaaagcaataaataaattggtaacaattttttaaagcccTGAGTTTCTTTCTTAGTTCTGGATAGAATGAAAATCTACCCAGccatgtaagatttttttttctagatgtaaGGCAAtggcaaagataaaaataattcatgtattaGTGCATGTACCCGGGCCACTTGCCAGTTTTCATGCATGGTTCAACACTACCCAATATGGCATTATGTGGGATGGTTCAACACTACCCAGTATGGCATTCTGTGGGAAGTAGGAGCAAACCATTCCCACCAACTTCCCACATTAAATGCCTATCCCACACCTAAAGatccaacacaaagaaaacagtgtaaacTCATATTGTTGGCCTAATACAGTCCCATCTTCTGGTAAGAACCTACTATGTGGTAGGCAAATACTCAGAGTGGGCATATAttggagaagaaaatagaaatagccCTACTCTTGTAGAGACTAAGGATTTTGGATGATGTCTCAAGGACAAGAGAAACACACTGTAGGGTTCTAAGCCAGGGAGGTGACAAATGTGTTTCAGAACGTTCACTTTGGTTGCTTTATGGGGAAAATGTATTGGAGAGGGAGAATAACATGAGAATGAGCTTAGGCAAAAGAAGACAGTGGCTTGGACTCGAAGTAGTAGCATAGATGTAGAAACATAGACAAAGGCTGAATAACAGATTTAGTAACTGGAAGGATAGTAGTGGGAAGAGGAAAGGATGGCCACAATGATAACAAATCACTACATTATTTAGCAAACTACAGAATCTTTACTGCTTTAAAGATGCATTATTGTTTACTTTTATCTTAAATCTTTATCCAAAGTCTGTTTCAAGAAGCCAATAAATTGGCAACACccactcaaatatttattttctgccaTGTATAGGATATCTTCTATGTGCTCAGCATGCCACAAAGTCCtagggatagaaaaagaaaagaccctATTTCCTAGTGTGCAAAATGGACACGAAAATTTAATCATAGACATGATAGAGTTTTCTCATTTGGACAAAAGCATTTATTGTATTCCCTGGCCTACTgtatttaatatttgctttaaaaaaataaaaaactaggaaACAGTCTACTTGTCCCATTCATACAATTCTATTAAAGCATGATTCAGTTCACATCTGAAGAGTCCTTATAGGCAGACTTTTTTTCATGTTCAAATTGAGTGAATTCCTGGCTGATTTTATTAACAGTGACAAATTGAAGCCTCATTAAGATGACAGTTTAACATCATCATATTATAGGTAATTTGTTAAATCTGTGATTATTTAACCTTTGGAAGTAGGAttacaaaataatgtaattctgactttttattttccagattttttgtGGGTGAAGAATTTAACCTGTAACTATATTTTGCTTCAAAACATATCTCACATCAAAAGGTTCTCTGTGTGGTTGAAAGGACCAATTTGAGGAACTTAGCtaattcattctatttttctcattatgaTATAAAATGCTTAAGGCAATGATAGAACTGCCCTCTCTTCTGCCCTTGTCTTAGAACAAAATAGACCTATAAGAAACAATCATCTATCTCTTAAAAAGTGGTTTTCAAGTTGGGGGCAATTTTGCCTCCCAGGGGACATCTGGCTgtttctggagacattttttgatTGTGACAATTAGAGAGTGTTACTAGCATCTAGTGAGTATACACCAGCATTGCCACTAAAACATCTGAAAATGCACACAATAGCTCCACACAATAAGAAATTATgtggtccaaaatgtcaatagtaaaGTTAAGAAACCCTGATCTAATGAAACAGCCTGAAAGGAGAAGCATCCCAAAACTCTCCCATCCCTGATGGGTGGTCAGATATAAATTCTCGACACAGAATAAGCTTTTATAATTGACAATGCCTCCATCAAGGATGATGCCCTCAATGCAACTTAATTTCTCCAGTTTTCCCTGGAATAGAAACAGCAGAGATCTGCACAAGTTACCTGTTAGTCCATTAAGAATCATGAcaaattgcatatattttatcAGAATGAGCTCTAAGAGTCTTCCTTAGAGCATGTAAAttggggagggggggagagggggagggagggggagagagagagaggattaaGGGAACTGTAATCTGTTCCTTTTAGATCATTTATTCAATACatggacattcttttttttttattgttgaatagtattttattgtatgaatataacacattttatttattcttctcttcATTAAGTTCTTGTTTCCATCtcgaaatctttttttttttttattatactttaagttctagggtacatatgcataacgtgcaggtttgttacatatgtatatctgtgccatgttggtgtgctgcacccatcaactcatcagcacccatcaattcatcatttatatcaatCCCCATTTATATGGGGattgtataactccccaatgcaatccctcccccctcccctctccccatgataggccccattgtgtgatgttccccttcccgagtccaagtgagctcattgttcagttcccacttatgagtgagaacatgcggtgtttggttttttcttcttgtgatagtttgctaagaatgatggtttccagctgcatccatgtccctacaaaggacgcaaactcatccttttttatggctgcatagtattccatggtgtatatgtgccacattttcttaatccagtctgtcactgatggacatttgggttgattccaagtctttgctattgtgaatagtgccgcaataaacatacgtgtgcatgtgtctttgtagtagcataatttataatcctttgggtatatacccagtagtgggatggctgggtcatatggtacatctagttctagNNNNNNNNNNNNNNNNNNNNNNNNNNNNNNNNNNNNNNNNNNNNNNNNNNNNNNNNNNNNNNNNNNNNNNNNNNNNNNNNNNNNNNNNNNNNNNNNNNNNNNNNNNNNNNNNNNNNNNNNNNNNNNNNNNNNNNNNNNNNNNNNNNNNNNNNNNNNNNNNNNNNNNNNNNNNNNNNNNNNNNNNNNNNNNNNNNNNNNNNNNNNNNNNNNNNNNNNNNNNNNNNNNNNNNNNNNNNNNNNNNNNNNNNNNNNNNNNNNNNNNNNNNNNNNNNNNNNNNNNNNNNNNNNNNNNNNNNNNNNNNNNNNNNNNNNNNNNNNNNNNNNNNNNNNNNNNNNNNNNNNNNNNNNNNNNNNNNNNNNNNNNNNNNNNNNNNNNNNNNNNNNNNNNNNNNNNNNNNNNatttcttaatccagtctgtcactgatggacatttgggttgattccaagtctttgctattgtgaatagtgccgcaataaacatacgtgtgcatgtgtctttgtagtagcataatttataatcctttgggtatatacccagtagtgggatggctgggtcatatggtacatctagttctagatccttgaggaatcgccatactgttttccataatggttgaactagtttacaatcccaccaacagtgtaaaagtgttcctatttctccacatcctctccaacacctattgtttcctgattttttaatgattgccattctaactggtgtgagatggtatctcattgtggttttgatttgcatttctctgatggccagtgatgatgagcattttttcatgtgtctgttggctgtatgaatgtcttcttttgagaaatgtctgttcatatcctttccccacttttggatggggttgtttgtttttttcttgtatatttgtttgagttctttgtagattctggaaatgagccctttgtcagatgagtagattgcaaaaattttctcccattctgtaggttgcctgttcactctgatggtagtttcttttgctgtgcagaaactNNNNNNNNNNNNNNNNNNNNNNNNNNNNNNNNNNNNNNNNNNNNNNNNNNNNNNNNNNNNNNNNNNNNNNNNNNNNNNNNNNNNNNNNNNNNNNNNNNNNcgttgcttttggtgttttagacatgaagtccttgcccatgcctatgtcctgaatggtactacctagattttcttctagggtttttatggtaataggtctaacatttaagtctctaatccatcttgaattaatcttcgtataaggagtaaggaaaggatccagtttcagctttctacttatggctagccaattttcccagcaccatttattaaatagggaatcctttccccatttcttgtttttgtcaggtttgtcaaatatcagatggttgtagatgtgtggcattatttctgaaggctccgttctgttccattggtctatatctctgttttggtaccagtaccatgctgttttggttactgtagccttgtagtatagtttgaagtcaggtagcgtgatgcctccagctttgacaTGGACATTCTTTATAACAACCAAATACTGAAgagtttttcattctgttgaatTTTGCAGTTAGGTTAAAGAGAACTGAAATATATTACTAgggataatatatattttatataataatttatatattatcatataagatgtaatatatattatataatttatatattatatataatttatatattatataattattataatttatatattattatatatattcaaggatatatatattcaaggaatatatatatatgtttatatattcctTTTACACGCAGGCTAAAGGGAACTGAAACATATTACTAGGGTTGGTTCAACTGGTTCAAAAAGCCATTCTACTTATCTCTTGTTAAcagtgaatatatatacacacatacacacacacacttaagagatagatagtgtgtgtgtgtatagttacATGCTCTTAAGAGATAGGTAGAacgtatatatataatatatatgagcaaggaatatatatatatataaacacacatatgtgtgtttatatatatatgtacacacacacacacacacacacacacatttttttcccccagaaactTACCAGATTTCCCTTAAGTCCCTTTGGCTAGAATTGCTTCAAAAACCCATGCCTAATGAAATCCTTGGAAACTGGGGTGGAATCATCATGATTATCTTAGTTAATCATTATTTATCCTATTGTGGAGAGCTCATTCCCTGGGTGAGCACATGGCCAGAAGAAGGGTGAAGATATGAATGCTGTGTTACCAAGGGGAAAGACATCAACCAGAAGGTAAGCAAGCAGGCACAATGACAGGCTCTAAATTCCTGAAGTACCCCCAAAGGAATAATACTTAACCATTAACCACAACAAACATGTAATATGCACTGTATACAAGGCACTGACATGAGCCAGAGTCTATGTTAATGGGGACACAACATGGCTCTGACCTTAAGGAGGGCATCATCTAGGCAGAAGAAAAGAGTAATATCCAAGTtggatgtatatatgtatgtatcctaTAACTACCAGGCTCCAATTAAATTTTTGAGAAGGTTATAACTattattgagagaaaaaaatcaactaacTGACCTCTACCCCTCTGCTATTCTTTGATCTCTATGAGTAAGAATGTTCACACTTCCAGAAATCTCTACTCCAGTAAAGCAAAACAGATAAATACAATCACATTGCACTGTTCAGATAGCATCTTTAAGATGAAATGAAAACCAATAAACTACCTCATAAATGTCAGTACCCAGGGCTATGATATCATGAGAGATCTCTAGGAAttcacaaaacaaatatttattttgcatttaggCTCAAACATTACAACTATGTATGTTTTTTtgcaagaaattaaataaatcataatgAGATCTGAGGAAGACAGAATATTGACTCTAAAGTACTTCACTGAGAGCAGCACAAAAGCAAAAAGTGCTAAtgataatatttttctgaaagtgGAATCTttacttttacaatttttaatgttttctaatatatatatatataatctgcaAGTATCCCCTCTAATTACAGCTAGTGTatcagtggttaaaaaaaaacttcatagtTTCATGTAACAAAACTAGTTTATATAAAGGCATTTCTGGATTGTAGCAACTATAAttctaatttctatattttttaagtaaattttgttgtgtatatttaatgtgtacaacaTGACACTAtaagatacacatatatagtaaaaTGGTTGCTATGATGGAACAAATGAACATATCTGTCATCTCATCTCATATAGTTATCCATTTGTCCTCCTGTTGCAAGTGCTGCTATAATCTACCCATTTAGAAAAAATTCTGATGTAATTCCCTCTACAAAATTGACTATTCTAT from Piliocolobus tephrosceles isolate RC106 unplaced genomic scaffold, ASM277652v3 unscaffolded_40, whole genome shotgun sequence includes these protein-coding regions:
- the LOC113224824 gene encoding RING finger protein 148, which produces MSFLRITPSTHSSLSSGLLRLSIFLLLSLPDSNGKAIWTAHLNITFQVGNKIISDLGESGVFGNHSPVERVSGVVALPEGWNQNACNPLTNFSRPEQADSWLALIERGGCTFTHKINVAAEKGANGVIIYNYQGTGNKVFPMSHQGTENIVAVMIGNLKGMELLHLIQKGVCVTVIIEVGRMHMPWVSHYIMSLFTFLAATVAYLHLHCVWRPRVPNSSTRRRSRIKADVKKAIDQLQLRILKEGDEELDPNEDNCVVCFDTYKPQDVVRILTCKHFFHKACIDPWLLAHRTCPMCKCDILKT